In Anopheles ziemanni chromosome X, idAnoZiCoDA_A2_x.2, whole genome shotgun sequence, the genomic window GTAAGAAGCTTATTCGTtttgacaaataaaacaaaagcaaaacaaataactttcaaccgGAACTTGATCGTAACAGCTATACGTCGATGTGTCTATATAATTGGATGACGGGGGTACGGATAAGTGTATTACTCAAATCGAAGAGTCATCGTACCCACCGACGGCAAGTCGGAAACGATCGTATTTATCCAGCAGGCGATCGCCATCGCTCCACGAGTACATTAGCTTGGACTGCTGCAGACCTTGAGCTCATTTGACGGCTCTATAATCGTAACATTCATTTCGCCGCGTCGGGTAGATCCTGGCCACGGAGGGAGATATAAAGCGAAGGTGGTCGCTTCCTGTTTAtgagaaagtgtttggatagcCAAGCCTAACCACAGTAGTGTAGCGGCCAGCGGGAGTAGCGTAGCGTAGCGTAGTACACTCGGTAAAGGAGACAACGATAGGAAGGATACCATGAAGACACTGCTGGTTTCTGCGTCCTTGTTCGCACTGGTTAGTATTCGCCAGACCCGAGAAGTCCCCGAGTAGGATCGAAACGTCATTCGTGCTCTCTATTCCCGGTGTAGACACACGGTGTGTACGTGATGCGGACGTTCGCCGATGCCGCCACGTACAAGGATGAGTGCGTCGAGCAGTATCACGCCAAGGGAAACTCGCTGATCGACTACATGCGGCAGGTGTACCGCGATAACGACGCCGATGATGACAGCCACTGGTGTGTGATACGGTGCATTCTGCTGAAGTcgggcctgctgctgctggacggTGCGGTCGACGCGTTCCAGGTGGACAACATCCACGAGCAGATGCAGCAGAGCAACGCCATCGTGGAGGACCCGGAAGACATTCGCAGCGAAACGGACCGCTGCCTGCGGGAGTCGGACCGCGTGTGGGATACGTGTCTACGGGCGTATACCTTCTTTTCGTGCATTCAGAGCACCGAGTATGATCTGTTCTGACCCTCCTGCCATCCTCTACCTCGTGGTGGGGAACTTGTAGACGTTTGACCGAGCGGAGATCATAGATTGTTGTATAAATATATGAATAGTCAATTATCAtttctggtttgttttgtgtggaCACACATCGGATAAGGGCTAGGTGGTCCAACGATCAATTTCCATTGCAGCAAAAGCAAACCTGTCCAGCGAGTAGCATAGATCAGCTGACCAGCCAGGTCGCTATGGTGCAGACCTTATCGCCTAACAGCGGCGTCGCTTCCTTGTTCGCTCTCCGGACGCAAGCGAACACATTGCAGAGCACAATGGCAACGACCACAACCGCGGCGCGACCCAATCAATTTGCCCCGTAATCAAATAAGTGGAAATGTTCCAAATCTTTCCGCGAGCACAATGCAAACACCTCGGTGCGGGTAGACAGGCCGTCCGGGCCGTGGTTCCACCTTCGCCTCGTCGAGCAGAGCGTCGCGGTGACGATCCTCGCGCGGGAGTTCAGCGTCGGTGATGGCAGTGGCTCTATCAAGTAAATAAGTGGAGCACATCAGAACCCTAGGGAGGGATGGGGAGCGCTGGTCGGGAGACCCGAACTGATTGGCTGATCCTCGTAGGTTGGACTTGGGTGTTTGCCGATCTATAAAAGCCACCGGACGGCAACGGTCGAGCATCAGTTCCTGTGCTGACAGCCGCGCTGAAGAGATCGCAATCCCCATCAACTCCCGAAGTACGACAGTGCAGACACACTAGAGCAAGATGATGAAATTCGTTGTGGCGATGCTGGCCCTTGGCGCTGTGGTGAGTAACTGCTTTCGACGACGACTCGGTTGAGATCCCGGGATGTGCTGTGTGCCAGCATCTCTGTTACTCCGCTTTACTCTACAACCAGGTAAGCGCCGAGTTCGTCGTGCAGACAACCGATGACCTGCAGAACTATCGTACGGAGTGCGTGAAGTCGCTCGGTGTGTCGGACGAGCTGGTCGAGAAGTACAAGGCGTGGAACTTCCCGGAGGACGACACGACCCAGTGCTACATCAAGTGCGTCTTCAACAAGATGCAGCTGTTCGACGACACCAACGGGCCGGTCGTGGACAACCTGGTGGTGCAGCTGGCCCACGGCCGGGACGCCGAGGAGGTCCGCGCCGAGATCGTGAAGTGCGTCGGTACCAACACCGACGGCAACGTGTGCCACTGGGCGTTCAGCGGCTTCAAGTGCTTCCAGAAGAACAACCTGTCGCTCGTCAAGGCCAGCTTGAAGAAGGACTAGGAGGGTACGCACGCAGCTGAGCAGACGGATCGGAGTGTTTGAAGGCATGACGTGAGGATACGAATAAAGTGGCTTTGACAAATGCAGCAACCGTATAGTCCTTCTGTTTCTGGCAGCGAAAGCCCTCTACGTCTCAACCATACGCATCGCATTCATCCATCAACTACCAAAGCCTGGCCTCAATCCAGTAGCCTCAAATGGGTAGCCTGCTATACATGTCTGCAGTCATGTTCTGCACAGTTATCAAAGACCCATATGGTCCTCGTAGAACGTAGCCTGCATACATGTACTAGCCGACACGCGCACATTATCTGACTGCATCCGAAAAATCAATCGTCGAGCCTCACATATCCCATATAAACGCACACCTATGGGAGGGGTTCGCTCACGTCCAACTGGCACGGTTTCCATGGCATCGTCGGTAAACAACTACCAGAGACCGAGCCGCGAAGGGaaggagcgaaaaaaaatcaatcaccatCTGCGCGGACCAGTGCCAGAGTTGCAAGTCATATCAGGCCAAAAAAAGGGCACCCTGACGGCGATCCTGAAGTTTGCAAAGTTCTGGTGCTCCGTGGTTCGTGTTATCGGGCCCGACAAGCAAGTGAAACGAAAGCCCCCAAGCTCCCTCCGTCCACCACACGGCTCTGAGGGCTCAGGGCCTCTCGAGTTGACTCCAGTTTCGTGcgtctgtgtgtgtctgtgtgtgtgtgtgtgtctctgtgtttgtgtttgccttTGCAACGGAGAAATGTGTCGAAATTTCCCAAACGTTGCGCCATTTTCGCAAAACTAAAACCGTCCGATGTCGAAGGTGACGGCCCCACGGCAATTATGATGTAGACGCAAGAGGGCCGAGACTTGGCCGTGGCGCGAGGTCAGGAGAACCTGTCGGCCGCCGTTCCTTAGCGTTCTCAAGGTTTGGAGGTCTACGGAACTACTGTGTGAACTCGAACCCGTTTCGGTACGTCCAAGGCTTGGTGGTATGCAAATTAACTCGAATGACTAATTCCGCCAGCAAGGTTCTTCTAAGCAAGGCAGACAACGCATCAGGCAAGCAGTGaaaaagggggggaaaaacggaaGAAGGTAAGGTTTTCCGAGCGCAAAACATGAACGGAAAAGAGTTCTACTCCGATATGCAGATTTgttttgaaggtttgtttggcCGAGGGCTGTTTATcacttttctgtttctttgcGAACATAGTGCGGTAGTGGTGGGCATCTGGTGTGCAGATAGTAGTCCTATGATAAGCAAACCCAAGGCATTCCAGTACTGCCCCACCACACAATGTTCGTGCCGTTGGAAAAGTTCACCAACGTCTCCCTATTATACCGTACCGCTTTAGGAGCGCTATTTACACCAGAGACCCCAGGACGCTACCGTTTGTTTCCTCGCCGAGCACCAGGTTAGTGGGCATGGTTGTCCTGCCCATATCGGGTATGAAGAAACGGCAGGGGTTCGCGCTGAATGTTGATTGACACCGAAGAATTCGTGTTGTTTGCCCAGGTTCGTGTGCCAGCAATTATAATTCGGTGTCAGACAACGGTCGCACGCCAGGCTCACCTTTCCTCGATCACTGCAAACAACATGCATGAGAACACAAACTATTATAACATCCCCAAACGAGTCCGTGCTTTGAGGTAGAATACCAGATCCACTTTGAGCCTACTGGAACCACTTCCAAATAACGTACATTTGTCCTTTTCCGAGACTTATTCTATGGACAAAGGCTGGGTCCAGACTCTAGAGTTTGGTAATTCAGAGTTTGTTCAATGTGAACGACACTGTGAagtaaagtttgttttttggaCGTTAGACTTCTAGTGATACAAATCTCCAAAGATGCATTAATTGATCCCACTTCCCACTTGCTAAACTATCTGATAGCGCTATTCTTCAAAGCTCCTGGTGCAAAGATAGGTCCTACCTTTAAGAGTTGGTAATGTTTTCCTCGATTGGTTGTAGTGGAGACGGATAAGGAGTGTTAGCAATGATTATATTTGACCGgttcaactcctccgatgATCTTTGGGC contains:
- the LOC131291357 gene encoding general odorant-binding protein 99a-like gives rise to the protein MMKFVVAMLALGAVVSAEFVVQTTDDLQNYRTECVKSLGVSDELVEKYKAWNFPEDDTTQCYIKCVFNKMQLFDDTNGPVVDNLVVQLAHGRDAEEVRAEIVKCVGTNTDGNVCHWAFSGFKCFQKNNLSLVKASLKKD
- the LOC131291358 gene encoding uncharacterized protein LOC131291358, encoding MKTLLVSASLFALTHGVYVMRTFADAATYKDECVEQYHAKGNSLIDYMRQVYRDNDADDDSHWCVIRCILLKSGLLLLDGAVDAFQVDNIHEQMQQSNAIVEDPEDIRSETDRCLRESDRVWDTCLRAYTFFSCIQSTEYDLF